In Pyrus communis chromosome 1, drPyrComm1.1, whole genome shotgun sequence, the following are encoded in one genomic region:
- the LOC137746844 gene encoding plant intracellular Ras-group-related LRR protein 4-like, whose protein sequence is METTAFESVDQVVQEIMRIHRSLPPRPAVDEVEAAVTLVRNVEMAEQARLDAIARQTKSLQVPEELFMVLQEMQRNLVYFNGKEEMREAHKLLDLENLHNLFDDLIQRASTCVSSPNSTSSSSAAAVNLSSKSNSVSGVLPHRPSPSSSGSAAAYVFNTDRGGVAKTASARVSRDDSFVVSKPKKAFYLDGIGAGPAVSATPQIVDSSLRSVSALNSTGGGGVGGQEGEKLSLIKLASLIEVFANKGTKDVNLRNKLMDQIEWLPDSIGKLSRLVSLDLSENRILVLPTTIGGLSSLTKLDLHSNRIAQLPDTIGDLLSLVSLDLRANDLTALPATFGRLVLLEELDLSSNRLAVLPDTIGSLASLKTLNVETNDIDEIPHTIGHCTSLKELRADYNRLKALPEAVGKIESLEVLSVRYNNIKQLPTTVSSLLSLRELDVSFNELESVPENLCFATSLVKMNIGNNFADLRSLPRSIGNLEMLEELDISNNQIRVLPDSFRMLTRLRVLRVEENPLEVPPRHIAEKGAQAVVQYMAELVVKRDVKAQPVKQKKTWAQICCFSRSNKRKRNGEDYVKA, encoded by the exons ATGGAAACGACGGCGTTTGAGTCAGTGGACCAAGTGGTGCAAGAGATCATGAGAATTCACAGATCTTTGCCGCCGAGGCCGGCCGTCGATGAGGTGGAAGCGGCGGTGACGCTGGTTCGGAATGTGGAGATGGCGGAGCAGGCCAGGCTCGACGCCATTGCCAGGCAGACCAAGAGCTTGCAAGTTCCGGAGGAGCTGTTCATGGTGCTGCAGGAGATGCAGAGGAATTTGGTCTACTTCAACGGCAAGGAGGAGATGCGGGAGGCCCATAAGTTGCTCGATCTTGAGAACCTACATAATCTGTTCGACGATTTGATTCAGAGAGCCTCCACTTGCGTCTCCTCTCCCAATTCCACTTCTTCCTCTTCGGCGGCGGCGGTGAATTTGAGTTCGAAGTCGAATTCCGTTTCTGGGGTTCTTCCTCACAGgccctctccttcttcttctggtTCTGCTGCTGCGTATGTGTTCAACACTGACAGGGGAGGTGTTGCTAAAACTGCTTCAGCCAGAGTCAGCAGAGATGACAGTTTCGTGGTCAGCAAGCCCAAGAAAGCATTCTACTTGGATGGAATTGGGGCTGGACCTGCTGTTTCTGCAACTCCCCAGATAGTGGATTCGTCTCTGAGGTCGGTTTCCGCTCTCAATTCAACCGGAGGAGGTGGAGTTGGAG GTCAAGAGGGTGAAAAATTGAGTCTAATAAAGTTGGCGAGTTTAATTGAAGTGTTCGCAAATAAAGGCACTAAGGATGTTAATCTTCGGAACAAGTTGATGGATCAAATCGAATGGCTGCCTGACTCGATAGGAAAGCTTTCTAGATTGGTCTCCCTTGATTTGTCCGAAAACCGGATTCTGGTCCTCCCAACCACCATTGGAGGTCTTTCCTCCTTGACCAAATTGGATTTGCACTCAAACAGGATTGCTCAGCTGCCCGACACTATCGGAGATCTTCTTAGCCTTGTCTCACTAGACCTTAGAGCAAACGACTTGACTGCTCTGCCGGCTACCTTTGGCCGATTGGTGCTTCTTGAAGAGCTCGATTTGAGCTCAAACAGGCTCGCTGTGCTTCCTGACACAATTGGATCCCTTGCTAGCCTCAAGACATTGAATGTTGAGACCAATGATATTGACGAAATTCCTCATACTATTGGTCATTGTACCTCACTCAAAGAGCTGCGTGCAGATTATAACCGGCTTAAAGCACTTCCTGAAGCTGTGGGAAAGATTGAGAGCTTGGAGGTTTTGTCCGTGCGTTACAATAACATCAAACAGTTGCCCACAACCGTGTCGTCTCTATTGAGTCTGAGGGAGCTGGATGTGAGTTTCAATGAGCTTGAGTCTGTGCCTGAGAACTTGTGTTTTGCCACCTCACTTGTTAAGATGAACATTGGAAACAATTTTGCTGATCTGCGATCCCTGCCAAGGTCTATTGGGAACCTCGAGATGCTTGAAGAGTTGGATATCAGCAACAACCAGATACGGGTTCTCCCAGACTCTTTCAGGATGCTCACTCGACTACGTGTTCTACGTGTTGAAGAAAACCCTCTTGAAGTCCCACCAAGACACATAGCTGAAAAGGGGGCGCAA GCTGTTGTTCAATACATGGCTGAGCTGGTCGTAAAAAGAGATGTTAAAGCACAACCTGTTAAGCAGAAAAAGACTTGGGCTCAAATCTGCTGCTTCTCGAGGTCAAACAAAAGGAAGCGCAATGGTGAAGATTATGTAAAAGCCTGA